One SAR324 cluster bacterium genomic region harbors:
- the rplE gene encoding 50S ribosomal protein L5: MANTNALYQTYKKEIVPSLMSEFSCKNIHQVANIQKITLNMGLGEAVQNPKIIESAVEQLALISGQKPVVTRSKKSIAGFKLRENVPIGCMVTLRGQRMWDFLERLVGIALPRIRDFRGVSPKAFDGDGNYTMGIKEQLVFPEIDFDKIDKVRGLNITIVTTTPSNDQAKALLTGLGFPFRK, from the coding sequence ATGGCAAATACAAATGCTTTATATCAGACATACAAAAAAGAAATTGTACCAAGTCTGATGTCAGAATTTTCATGTAAAAATATACATCAGGTTGCAAATATTCAAAAAATAACTTTGAATATGGGACTTGGCGAAGCTGTGCAAAATCCAAAAATAATTGAATCTGCCGTAGAACAATTGGCTTTGATTTCAGGACAAAAACCTGTTGTTACAAGATCAAAAAAATCTATAGCAGGTTTTAAACTTCGAGAAAATGTACCTATTGGATGCATGGTCACTTTAAGAGGCCAACGGATGTGGGATTTTCTGGAACGATTGGTAGGAATTGCACTCCCCAGAATCAGAGACTTTAGAGGGGTTTCTCCAAAGGCATTTGATGGCGATGGAAATTATACTATGGGAATTAAAGAGCAATTAGTTTTTCCAGAAATAGACTTTGATAAAATTGACAAGGTGCGAGGTCTTAATATCACAATTGTGACTACGACACCTTCAAATGATCAAGCAAAAGCATTGCTAACAGGCTTAGGATTCCCTTTCCGTAAATAG
- the rpmC gene encoding 50S ribosomal protein L29 yields the protein MKSSELRLLSIDELQEKLQLAQEEQLRRRCNKAIEQLEDVSLIRFGRREIARIFTIIQEKRLQQKSA from the coding sequence ATTAAATCTAGTGAATTGAGACTGCTCTCCATTGATGAATTGCAGGAGAAGTTGCAATTGGCACAGGAAGAACAATTACGGCGAAGATGTAATAAAGCAATTGAACAATTAGAGGATGTGAGCTTGATTCGTTTTGGCAGACGGGAAATTGCTCGGATCTTTACAATTATTCAGGAAAAACGTCTTCAGCAAAAATCAGCTTAA
- the rpsH gene encoding 30S ribosomal protein S8: MPVSDPIADLCTRIRNATMRQHKTVEAPYSQIKANILRVLKDEGFIEDWKKEETESFPILKITLKYDKSQNSVIRKINRVSKPGLRIYSGVDDLKTILNGQGISVITTSHGIFSDRECRKNNVGGEVICQVW; encoded by the coding sequence ATGCCAGTTTCAGATCCAATTGCGGATTTATGTACACGAATAAGAAATGCTACAATGCGTCAACATAAGACCGTGGAAGCTCCTTATTCACAAATCAAAGCAAATATCTTGCGGGTATTGAAGGATGAAGGTTTTATTGAAGATTGGAAAAAAGAGGAAACAGAAAGTTTTCCAATACTGAAGATCACCTTAAAATATGATAAGTCTCAAAACAGTGTTATTCGAAAAATAAACAGAGTGAGTAAGCCTGGATTGAGAATTTATTCAGGTGTTGATGATTTGAAAACTATTCTAAACGGCCAGGGGATATCAGTCATTACTACTTCACACGGTATTTTTTCAGATCGAGAATGTCGCAAAAATAATGTGGGTGGTGAAGTGATATGCCAGGTTTGGTAA
- a CDS encoding 50S ribosomal protein L24: MKKLISKKKRNKRTSPTIHVGDKVQVIAGKNKGAVGKVLAVNWKNEKLVVEKVNMVTRHVKPNAQNQQGGLLKSEAPIHYSNVMLYNPKLERGVRVRIQLTESGQKNRVCVKTSSVIE; the protein is encoded by the coding sequence ATGAAAAAATTAATATCAAAAAAGAAACGTAACAAACGAACTTCTCCAACAATCCATGTCGGCGATAAGGTGCAGGTTATTGCGGGAAAAAATAAGGGTGCTGTAGGAAAAGTTCTAGCCGTTAACTGGAAAAATGAAAAACTTGTTGTGGAAAAAGTGAACATGGTAACACGTCACGTGAAGCCGAATGCTCAAAATCAACAAGGTGGATTGCTGAAATCAGAGGCGCCAATTCATTATTCTAATGTTATGCTTTACAATCCGAAACTGGAACGAGGCGTTCGTGTTCGAATTCAATTAACAGAATCTGGACAAAAAAATCGGGTTTGTGTGAAAACTTCTAGTGTGATTGAGTAA
- the rplW gene encoding 50S ribosomal protein L23, with protein sequence MSVYNVLRKPHLTEKTTIQYEDTNQAVFVVDKLANKQQIKESVEKAFNVTVLKVRTINVMGKKKRLGRHAGRQSDWKKALVTLKENDSIEYFGGA encoded by the coding sequence ATGAGTGTTTATAATGTTCTAAGAAAGCCTCACTTGACTGAAAAAACGACAATTCAGTATGAGGATACAAACCAGGCTGTTTTTGTTGTTGATAAACTTGCTAATAAGCAACAAATCAAAGAAAGTGTCGAGAAAGCCTTCAATGTGACTGTTCTTAAAGTCAGAACTATCAATGTGATGGGTAAAAAAAAGAGACTCGGACGGCATGCAGGGCGGCAGTCAGATTGGAAAAAAGCGTTAGTCACATTAAAAGAAAACGATAGCATCGAATATTTTGGTGGTGCTTGA
- the rplB gene encoding 50S ribosomal protein L2, whose protein sequence is MSIQKFKPTSPGRRSMSGFGFEEITTSEPEKSLLAPLKRKGGRNNQGRISVRHQGGGHKKHYRIIDFKRNKFNIEAKVVSIEYDPNRNARISLLHYVDGEKRYILTPEGLNVGDTVVSGESVDIRVGNALPLKAIPIGTILHCIELKPLKGGQIARSAGASVQLMGKDGSYAQIKLRSGQIRLVRLECMATIGAVGNSEHMNMAVGKAGRKRWMGVRPTVRGVVMNPVDHPHGGGEGKTSGGRHPVSPWGMPTKGYKTRNNKATDKYIVR, encoded by the coding sequence ATGTCGATTCAAAAGTTTAAGCCTACATCCCCAGGCCGACGAAGTATGAGCGGTTTTGGGTTTGAAGAGATTACAACATCAGAACCCGAAAAAAGTTTATTAGCACCACTAAAAAGAAAAGGTGGTCGAAATAATCAGGGGCGAATCTCCGTACGTCATCAGGGTGGTGGGCATAAAAAACACTACCGGATCATCGATTTCAAACGGAATAAATTCAATATTGAAGCTAAAGTAGTTTCAATTGAGTATGATCCTAATCGTAACGCACGAATTTCCTTGTTGCATTATGTTGATGGGGAGAAAAGATATATTCTGACTCCTGAAGGACTCAATGTTGGCGATACAGTAGTTTCAGGAGAAAGTGTGGATATTCGGGTTGGTAATGCTCTACCACTAAAAGCAATACCAATTGGAACCATTCTGCATTGTATTGAACTAAAACCTCTTAAAGGTGGGCAAATAGCGAGAAGTGCTGGAGCCTCTGTTCAATTGATGGGGAAGGACGGGAGTTATGCACAAATAAAACTTCGATCAGGTCAAATTCGATTAGTTCGGTTAGAATGTATGGCTACAATTGGAGCTGTCGGCAACTCAGAACATATGAATATGGCAGTAGGGAAAGCAGGTCGTAAGCGCTGGATGGGTGTTCGGCCTACTGTGAGAGGGGTTGTTATGAATCCTGTTGACCATCCTCATGGGGGTGGTGAAGGTAAAACATCAGGGGGACGTCATCCTGTTTCTCCTTGGGGGATGCCTACTAAAGGGTATAAAACTCGTAATAACAAAGCAACTGATAAATACATTGTACGATAG
- the rpsS gene encoding 30S ribosomal protein S19: protein MPRSVKKGPFVDDHLIKKAVTAKDAQDRKLIKTWSRRSVILPEFVGLNFAIHNGNKFIPVFITEEMVGYKLGEFSPTRTYRGHANKTDKRTKK, encoded by the coding sequence GTGCCCCGTTCAGTTAAAAAAGGACCTTTTGTTGATGATCACTTAATTAAAAAAGCGGTTACAGCAAAAGATGCACAGGATCGTAAGTTAATAAAAACATGGTCAAGACGATCTGTTATTTTGCCTGAATTTGTAGGTTTGAACTTTGCGATCCATAATGGAAACAAATTCATACCTGTTTTTATTACAGAAGAGATGGTTGGTTATAAATTAGGTGAATTCTCACCCACACGAACTTATCGTGGCCACGCCAATAAAACTGATAAACGAACAAAGAAGTGA
- a CDS encoding 30S ribosomal protein S12 has translation MPTLNQLVRKGRLNKVDKKKTPALQECPQRRGVCVRVYTSTPKKPNSALRKVARVRLSNGIEVTSYIPGIGHNLQEHSVVLIRGGRVKDLPGVRYHIVRGSLDTTGVKNRKQGRSKYGAKRT, from the coding sequence ATGCCAACACTGAATCAATTGGTGCGCAAAGGGCGTCTGAACAAAGTGGACAAGAAAAAGACTCCTGCGTTACAAGAATGTCCTCAGCGTCGAGGAGTTTGCGTTCGTGTTTATACTTCAACACCAAAAAAACCGAATTCAGCGTTGCGCAAGGTCGCAAGAGTCCGCTTGAGTAACGGGATTGAAGTGACAAGTTATATCCCTGGAATTGGGCATAACTTGCAGGAGCACTCAGTCGTGCTGATTCGCGGAGGTCGTGTGAAAGATCTTCCTGGTGTTAGGTATCATATTGTTCGTGGGAGCCTGGATACAACAGGTGTTAAGAATCGTAAACAGGGTCGCTCCAAATATGGTGCGAAACGTACATAA
- the fusA gene encoding elongation factor G, producing the protein MAHIDAGKTTTTERILFYTGRIHRIGEVHDGAATMDWMEQEQQRGITITSAATTCKWEVDKTLYQLNIIDTPGHVDFTVEVERSLRVLDGAVVVFCGVGGVQPQTETVWWQSEKYKVPKIAFVNKMDRIGADFFRVIKMMESRLNTRPVALEVPIGSESDFKGVVDLIRMVALYYHEEDQGSHVDVQAIPADLQDLVGKYREKLLDVVSEFDDVILEKLLEGQEVHAEEINQVLRKATVENKIVPVLCGAAFKNKGIQQLLDGVVKYLPSPIDIPDVKGINPHNEKEEFRKASDDEGLCAIAFKLATDPYAGQLTFIRVYSGVIKSGMGIYNPLKKRMERVNALVKMHANKREEIQSLHAGDIGAVIGMSSTTTGDTLCEKSNPIVLELTKFPNPVINIAIEPKTKQDQEKLNQALERLVREDPTLQSKVDEETGQILLSGMGELHLEIITDRLQKEFKVSCNAGKPRVSYRETIGKAVSVEKNYAKVLGGKEQKAELTLKISPLSPGSGVVFENRVKTEQIPSSFVKATEQGVRECVESGVIAGFPVIDIKVELTSGKYNPEESTEMVFKIASSLALQEAMRNAEPVILEPVMEIEVVVPVNFTGEVIGDLNARHGRVRNMEERSEMQVVTAEAPLSEMFGYSTQLRSMTQGRAVYTMQFSHYEPVAKSVLEKITGTFV; encoded by the coding sequence ATGGCCCATATTGATGCGGGGAAGACAACAACAACGGAAAGGATTCTGTTCTATACGGGGCGAATTCATAGGATCGGAGAAGTTCATGATGGTGCCGCTACTATGGATTGGATGGAGCAGGAACAACAGCGTGGAATAACAATTACTTCTGCTGCGACAACCTGCAAGTGGGAGGTTGATAAAACTTTATATCAACTTAACATAATTGATACTCCCGGACATGTTGATTTTACCGTCGAAGTTGAACGATCACTGAGAGTGCTTGATGGTGCGGTGGTTGTTTTTTGCGGTGTTGGCGGTGTTCAACCACAGACTGAAACCGTTTGGTGGCAGTCAGAAAAATACAAGGTGCCAAAAATCGCCTTTGTAAATAAAATGGATCGAATTGGAGCCGATTTTTTCAGGGTGATTAAGATGATGGAATCACGACTGAATACAAGACCGGTGGCTCTTGAAGTACCAATTGGATCTGAAAGTGATTTTAAAGGTGTCGTTGATCTTATCAGAATGGTGGCCTTGTATTATCATGAGGAAGATCAAGGATCACATGTCGATGTACAAGCGATACCAGCGGATTTGCAGGATCTGGTTGGGAAATACCGGGAAAAACTGCTGGATGTGGTTTCAGAATTTGATGACGTGATCCTAGAAAAACTTCTTGAAGGCCAGGAGGTTCATGCTGAAGAAATTAATCAGGTGTTGAGGAAAGCTACTGTTGAAAATAAGATTGTTCCTGTGCTTTGTGGGGCAGCTTTTAAGAATAAAGGGATTCAGCAGTTGTTGGATGGTGTTGTGAAATATCTTCCATCTCCAATCGACATTCCTGATGTTAAAGGGATAAATCCTCATAATGAAAAAGAAGAGTTTCGTAAGGCCAGTGATGATGAGGGACTTTGTGCAATAGCCTTCAAATTGGCAACAGATCCTTACGCAGGGCAACTGACATTCATTCGTGTTTATTCAGGTGTTATCAAGTCGGGGATGGGTATTTACAATCCTCTGAAAAAAAGAATGGAACGCGTGAACGCCTTGGTGAAAATGCATGCAAATAAGCGAGAGGAAATTCAATCATTGCATGCTGGTGATATCGGTGCAGTAATCGGGATGTCATCTACAACAACAGGTGACACCCTGTGTGAAAAATCAAATCCTATAGTGCTTGAACTGACAAAGTTCCCAAATCCTGTAATAAATATAGCAATAGAACCAAAAACTAAACAGGATCAGGAAAAATTAAATCAGGCATTAGAACGGTTAGTGAGGGAAGACCCAACCTTACAATCAAAAGTGGATGAGGAAACAGGACAAATTTTACTGTCCGGAATGGGTGAGCTTCATCTGGAAATAATTACCGACAGATTGCAGAAAGAATTCAAAGTATCTTGCAACGCAGGTAAACCTAGGGTTTCGTATCGTGAAACAATCGGTAAGGCTGTATCGGTTGAAAAAAATTACGCAAAGGTCTTGGGTGGAAAAGAGCAAAAAGCAGAGTTGACCTTGAAAATATCGCCACTGTCACCAGGCAGCGGGGTTGTTTTTGAAAATAGGGTGAAAACAGAACAAATTCCAAGCTCATTTGTTAAAGCGACTGAGCAGGGGGTTAGGGAATGTGTAGAAAGTGGAGTGATTGCAGGTTTTCCAGTCATAGATATTAAAGTCGAATTGACAAGTGGAAAATATAACCCTGAGGAATCCACTGAAATGGTTTTTAAAATCGCAAGCTCTCTGGCGTTACAGGAAGCGATGCGAAATGCTGAACCGGTTATACTAGAGCCGGTGATGGAGATCGAAGTCGTCGTGCCTGTAAATTTTACAGGCGAGGTGATTGGCGACTTGAACGCTCGTCATGGGCGGGTTCGAAATATGGAAGAGCGCTCAGAAATGCAGGTGGTGACTGCTGAAGCACCCTTGTCTGAGATGTTTGGATATTCGACACAATTACGTTCAATGACGCAAGGACGTGCTGTATATACCATGCAGTTTAGTCACTATGAGCCGGTTGCTAAGAGTGTGTTGGAAAAGATTACCGGTACTTTTGTTTAA
- the rpsG gene encoding 30S ribosomal protein S7, which produces MSRRRAAEKREILPDPKFNDYVVSKFVNTLMISGKKGVAEKILYGALDIISKKETETPALDVFKHAIENVRPILEVKSRRVGGSTYQVPVEVRSVRSQSLAMRWIINYAVARNGKSMQSKLAEELLDAFRGKGASVKKREDVHKMADANKAFAHYRW; this is translated from the coding sequence ATGTCTAGACGACGTGCTGCGGAAAAAAGAGAAATTCTTCCAGATCCCAAGTTTAATGATTATGTTGTTAGCAAGTTTGTTAACACGTTGATGATTAGCGGGAAAAAGGGTGTTGCTGAAAAGATTTTGTATGGTGCTCTGGATATCATTTCAAAAAAAGAAACGGAAACTCCGGCACTTGACGTGTTTAAACATGCAATTGAAAATGTTCGACCGATTTTGGAAGTTAAGTCCAGGCGGGTTGGGGGGTCGACTTATCAGGTCCCGGTTGAAGTTCGCTCTGTAAGGAGTCAGTCGTTGGCAATGCGCTGGATTATAAATTATGCCGTTGCCAGAAATGGAAAGTCAATGCAGAGTAAGTTGGCTGAGGAGCTTCTTGATGCCTTCCGTGGAAAAGGCGCATCTGTTAAGAAACGTGAAGATGTTCATAAAATGGCGGACGCGAATAAAGCGTTTGCTCACTATCGCTGGTAA
- the rplV gene encoding 50S ribosomal protein L22, whose amino-acid sequence MEARATLKNIGISPRKVRMVLDLIRGKDVNTAFAYLNATHRGAVPIVRELLKSAVANADNLYPGTDVDSLKIVTAYADAGATLKRFQPRAMGRGMRILKRTSHVTLVVGN is encoded by the coding sequence ATGGAAGCGAGGGCAACTTTAAAAAATATTGGGATTTCTCCCCGAAAAGTTCGTATGGTGTTAGATCTGATTCGTGGAAAAGATGTGAATACCGCATTTGCATATTTGAATGCAACACATAGGGGGGCAGTTCCAATTGTCAGAGAACTGCTGAAGTCTGCGGTGGCAAATGCCGATAATCTCTATCCTGGAACAGATGTTGATTCACTAAAAATAGTGACTGCATATGCTGATGCCGGTGCAACATTAAAACGATTCCAGCCTAGAGCTATGGGCCGGGGAATGCGAATCTTAAAAAGAACCAGTCATGTTACATTGGTGGTTGGTAATTAA
- a CDS encoding type Z 30S ribosomal protein S14, translating into MAKKSLIAKANRKQKFKVREYNRCNLCGRPHAYIRKFEMCRICFRKNAGFGLLPGVTKSSW; encoded by the coding sequence ATGGCAAAAAAATCACTGATTGCAAAAGCTAATCGAAAACAGAAATTTAAGGTACGTGAATACAACCGCTGTAATTTGTGTGGTCGTCCTCATGCATACATTAGAAAATTTGAAATGTGTCGTATTTGTTTTAGGAAAAATGCTGGGTTTGGTTTGTTGCCTGGTGTAACAAAGTCAAGTTGGTAA
- the rpsQ gene encoding 30S ribosomal protein S17 — MEQNRKVKKVKQGIVVSNKMERSIVVRVETTKKHPLYNRTMLRSEKYMAHDEENVCKEGDVVRIIECKPISSKKRWRLLDVVKAS; from the coding sequence ATGGAACAAAACAGAAAAGTTAAAAAAGTAAAACAAGGAATCGTTGTCAGTAATAAAATGGAACGATCTATTGTGGTACGGGTTGAAACAACAAAAAAACATCCTCTTTACAATAGAACTATGCTTCGTTCTGAAAAATACATGGCTCATGATGAAGAAAATGTTTGTAAAGAAGGCGATGTCGTAAGGATTATCGAGTGCAAGCCTATCAGTAGCAAGAAACGATGGCGTTTGCTGGATGTAGTTAAAGCGTCTTGA
- the rplP gene encoding 50S ribosomal protein L16 produces MLLPQRTKFRKQQKGRLTRNSTRGNLVSFGSIGLQAVDRGYISSRQIEAGRRVITRALRRGGKIWIRIFPDKPITLRPAETRMGKGKGSVDHWAAVILPGRVIYEVDGVEEKVAEDALKLAGYKLPLKTQIIKRGAVL; encoded by the coding sequence ATGTTGTTGCCACAAAGAACAAAATTCAGAAAACAACAAAAAGGACGACTAACTCGAAACAGTACTCGTGGAAATTTGGTGTCATTTGGAAGTATAGGTCTCCAGGCCGTTGATAGGGGATATATCAGTTCTAGACAAATCGAAGCAGGGCGTCGAGTGATTACCAGAGCATTACGTCGTGGTGGGAAAATCTGGATTAGAATTTTTCCAGATAAACCAATAACATTACGCCCTGCCGAAACACGAATGGGTAAAGGGAAAGGATCCGTTGACCATTGGGCGGCTGTCATATTGCCTGGTCGAGTTATCTATGAAGTGGATGGTGTTGAAGAAAAAGTGGCGGAAGATGCATTAAAACTCGCCGGGTATAAATTACCACTCAAAACCCAGATTATTAAACGGGGAGCCGTGTTATGA
- the rpsC gene encoding 30S ribosomal protein S3, which translates to MGQKVNPIGLRLGITRTWNSKWFADKLYGEQLQEDLSIQKFIKARLKHAAISKIEIERTSKKIKINIFSARPGIIIGRKGDEVERLKKSVGGLTKQDIVVNIKEVKRAEIDAQLIAENIASQLERRVAFRRAIKRSMTSAMRMNIDGCKIMVAGRLNGAEMARTEWTREGRVRLHTLREDIDYGFAEALTTYGLIGVKVWVAKGENFDSSKNRRSRKKEG; encoded by the coding sequence GTGGGACAAAAAGTTAACCCAATTGGTTTAAGGCTAGGTATTACACGTACTTGGAATTCCAAGTGGTTTGCGGATAAATTATATGGAGAACAGCTTCAGGAAGATCTTAGCATCCAGAAATTTATCAAGGCAAGGCTCAAGCATGCTGCTATTTCCAAAATTGAGATTGAGCGAACATCGAAAAAAATTAAAATCAATATTTTTTCTGCACGTCCAGGAATTATCATTGGTCGCAAGGGTGATGAAGTTGAACGACTGAAAAAATCAGTGGGTGGTCTGACAAAGCAGGACATTGTAGTCAATATTAAGGAAGTCAAACGTGCTGAAATTGATGCTCAACTGATTGCAGAAAATATTGCCAGCCAACTGGAACGTCGAGTTGCTTTTCGTAGAGCTATTAAACGATCAATGACTTCAGCGATGAGAATGAATATTGATGGTTGTAAAATCATGGTAGCAGGACGCTTGAATGGCGCAGAAATGGCTCGGACGGAATGGACAAGGGAAGGTCGGGTTCGATTGCATACATTAAGAGAAGACATTGATTATGGATTTGCCGAAGCACTTACAACTTATGGATTAATAGGTGTTAAAGTGTGGGTAGCAAAAGGAGAAAACTTTGACTCCTCAAAAAATAGACGTTCCCGTAAGAAGGAGGGATAA
- the rplD gene encoding 50S ribosomal protein L4 has protein sequence MAKLQVLHLDSKAAGELELSDQFLGTEYHPYIVKDAVVQYRAGLRQGTHSTKTRKEVNGTTRKPWKQKGTGRARVGTTKSPLWRHGGIVFGPHPRDYSIQINKKVKRKALRSALAEKIRLQQIVIVESMDLETHKTKSFSEKLKQLGCASALIVVDNISPNLELASRNMPDVHVISQRSLGIYEVLRFEKVVFEKSALAAVEQRLLS, from the coding sequence ATGGCTAAGTTGCAGGTGCTGCATTTAGATAGCAAAGCCGCAGGTGAATTGGAATTGAGTGATCAATTTTTAGGGACAGAGTATCATCCCTATATTGTCAAAGATGCCGTTGTTCAATATAGAGCAGGACTACGTCAAGGAACTCATTCCACAAAAACCCGGAAAGAAGTTAATGGGACAACTCGAAAGCCTTGGAAACAAAAAGGAACTGGACGAGCTCGAGTGGGAACGACCAAATCGCCATTATGGCGACATGGAGGCATAGTTTTTGGCCCACACCCAAGAGATTATTCTATCCAGATCAATAAAAAAGTTAAAAGAAAAGCGCTACGATCAGCCTTGGCTGAAAAAATTAGACTTCAACAGATTGTTATTGTTGAAAGTATGGATTTGGAAACGCATAAGACAAAATCTTTTAGCGAAAAATTGAAACAGCTTGGATGTGCATCAGCATTAATTGTTGTGGATAACATCTCGCCAAATCTGGAATTGGCATCTAGAAATATGCCGGATGTTCATGTGATTTCTCAACGAAGCCTTGGAATCTATGAAGTACTTCGATTTGAGAAAGTAGTTTTTGAAAAAAGCGCATTAGCCGCAGTTGAACAGAGGTTGCTGTCATGA
- the tuf gene encoding elongation factor Tu — protein MARESFNRNKPHVNIGTIGHVDHGKTTLSAAITKVLSLKGLAQLRGYGDIDSAPEEKARGITIATAHLEYETVKRHYAHVDCPGHADYVKNMITGAAQMDGAIVVVSAADGPMPQTREHILLARQVNVPYIVVFMNKVDQVDDPELLELVELEVRELLSSYGFPGDDIPIVKGSALKASECTSTDPAHEDYKAIYELMDEVDRYVPEPERILDKPFLMSAEDVFTISGRGTVVTGRVERGIVKVGAEVEIIGIRPTQKTIVTGIEMFRKTLDEGRAGDNLGLLLRGVKREDIERGQVICAPGTITPHTHFKAQIYVLTKEEGGRHTPFFTKYRPQFYFRTTDVTGTINLPDDVEMVMPGDNVSINVELITPIAMEKEVRFAIREGGRTIGSGVVTEITK, from the coding sequence ATGGCAAGAGAATCATTTAACAGAAACAAACCTCATGTGAACATCGGTACAATTGGGCACGTTGATCATGGTAAGACAACATTGAGTGCCGCGATTACAAAAGTACTATCACTCAAAGGCTTGGCCCAGTTGCGTGGATATGGAGATATTGATTCTGCTCCTGAAGAAAAAGCACGAGGGATTACGATTGCGACAGCTCATTTGGAGTATGAAACGGTGAAGAGGCATTATGCTCACGTTGATTGCCCTGGACATGCTGACTATGTGAAAAATATGATCACAGGTGCTGCTCAGATGGATGGTGCCATCGTGGTTGTTTCAGCAGCGGATGGACCAATGCCACAAACAAGAGAGCATATTCTTCTTGCACGCCAGGTGAATGTCCCTTACATCGTGGTTTTTATGAACAAGGTTGATCAGGTTGATGATCCTGAATTGTTAGAGTTGGTTGAATTGGAAGTCAGAGAATTGCTGAGTTCATATGGGTTTCCTGGAGATGATATTCCAATTGTAAAGGGTTCCGCATTGAAGGCCAGTGAGTGTACATCAACAGATCCTGCCCATGAAGATTACAAGGCAATCTATGAATTGATGGATGAGGTTGATCGATATGTGCCAGAACCTGAGCGTATTCTTGATAAACCTTTCTTGATGTCTGCGGAAGATGTTTTTACTATTTCCGGTCGAGGCACAGTAGTGACAGGCCGTGTTGAACGTGGAATAGTCAAGGTTGGTGCGGAAGTCGAAATTATAGGGATTCGCCCAACTCAAAAAACAATCGTCACAGGGATTGAAATGTTCCGCAAAACCTTGGATGAGGGTCGAGCTGGAGATAACCTCGGCTTATTACTGCGGGGTGTCAAACGTGAAGATATTGAACGTGGTCAGGTAATTTGTGCGCCTGGAACCATCACTCCTCATACACATTTCAAAGCACAAATCTATGTGTTGACCAAAGAAGAAGGTGGACGACATACTCCATTTTTTACAAAATATCGTCCACAGTTTTATTTTAGAACTACCGACGTGACAGGGACGATTAATTTACCTGATGATGTAGAGATGGTAATGCCAGGAGATAACGTCAGTATCAATGTTGAACTCATAACACCGATTGCAATGGAAAAAGAAGTCCGTTTTGCGATTCGAGAAGGTGGACGTACTATTGGTTCTGGGGTTGTTACAGAAATTACTAAGTAA
- the rpsJ gene encoding 30S ribosomal protein S10 — translation MEQKIKVRFKAYDDKLLDQTVSEIVHTVKRTGARVVGPIPLPTRINKYTVLRSPHVDKKSREQFEMRTHKRLLYIMETTPQTMDALMRLDISAGVDIAIKQA, via the coding sequence ATGGAACAAAAAATAAAAGTTCGTTTCAAAGCATATGATGATAAGTTGCTTGATCAAACAGTCAGTGAAATCGTTCATACCGTTAAACGGACTGGCGCACGGGTTGTAGGACCAATTCCTCTACCAACGCGAATCAACAAGTACACCGTTTTACGATCACCTCATGTGGATAAAAAATCACGTGAGCAGTTTGAAATGAGAACACATAAACGTTTGCTGTATATTATGGAAACAACACCTCAGACTATGGATGCCTTAATGCGGCTCGATATATCGGCAGGTGTTGATATCGCAATCAAGCAGGCATAA
- the rplN gene encoding 50S ribosomal protein L14 yields the protein MIQVQTSLEVADNSGAKRLMCIKVLGGSKRRYASIGDIVVASVKEAAPDSKVKSGTVVKAVIVRTRKEIRRKDGSYIKFDKDAAVIVDNKQEPVGTRIFGPVARELRAKKFMKILSLAPEVL from the coding sequence ATGATCCAGGTACAGACATCTCTTGAAGTTGCAGACAACTCAGGAGCAAAGCGATTGATGTGTATAAAAGTTCTTGGCGGTTCCAAACGTCGCTATGCCAGTATTGGCGATATTGTCGTCGCATCTGTCAAAGAAGCCGCACCAGATTCAAAGGTGAAGTCAGGAACAGTTGTTAAAGCCGTAATCGTTAGGACTCGTAAGGAAATTCGACGTAAAGATGGTTCTTATATAAAATTTGACAAGGACGCAGCGGTTATTGTTGACAATAAACAGGAACCTGTAGGAACGCGTATTTTTGGCCCAGTAGCTCGGGAATTGAGAGCTAAAAAATTTATGAAAATACTATCTCTTGCCCCAGAAGTGCTTTAA